In Falco biarmicus isolate bFalBia1 chromosome 7, bFalBia1.pri, whole genome shotgun sequence, a single window of DNA contains:
- the SEMA6D gene encoding semaphorin-6D isoform X6 yields the protein MRLPLLCASVMLMSLSQCRAVSFPEDEDPINVVDYHYSRQYPVFRGRPSGNESQHRLDFQLMLKIRDTLYITGRDQVYTVNLNEVPKSEVTPSKKLTWRSRQQDRENCAMKGKHKDECHNFIKVFVPRNDEMVFVCGTNAFNPMCRYYRLNTLEYDGEEISGLARCPFDARQTNVALFADGKLYSATVADFLASDAVIYRSMGDGSALRTIKYDSKWIKEPHFLHAIEYGNYVYFFFREIAVEHNNLGKAVYSRVARICKNDMGGSQRVLEKHWTSFLKARLNCSVPGDSFFYFDVLQSITDIIEINGVPMVVGVFTTQLNSIPGSAVCAFSMDDIEKVFKGRFKEQKTPDSVWTAVPEDKVPKPRPGCCAKHGLAEAYKTSIDFPDETLSFIKSHPLMDSAVPSVIEEPWFTKTRVRYRLTAIAVDHAAGPYQNYTVIFVGSEAGVVLKILAKTRPFSLNDSVLLEEIEAYNHAKCNAESEEDRRVISLQLDRDHHALFVAFSSCVIRIPLSRCERHGSCKKACIASRDPYCGWLDHEVCGRVTPGMLTGGYVQDVEYGNTAQLGDCHEILPTTATPDYKIFGDPTSGVRWEVQSGESNQMVHMNVLITCVFAAFVLGAFIAGVAVYCYRDLFVRKSRKIHKDAESAQSCTDSSGSFAKLNGLFDSPVKEYQQNIDSPKLYTNLLTSRKDLPPNGDTKSMMVDHRGQPPELAALPTPESTPVLQQKTLQAMKSQSDKAHSNLNASRKETPLKSPQFFPSSPPPHSPLSHGHIPSAIVLPNATHDYNTSFSNSNAHKADKKMQHIDHPLTKSSSKRDHRRSVDSRNTLNDFLKHLNETTSNPKAIMGEIQVAHQTLMLDPMGNMSEIPPKVPNREASLYSPPSTLPRNSPTKRVDVPTTPAVPMTSLERQRGYHKNSSQRHSISALPKNLNSPNGVLLSRQPSINRGGYMPPTAGTKMDYMQGTPVSVHLQPSLSRQSSYTSNGTLPRTGIKRTPSLKPDVPPKPSFVPQTTSVRPLNKYSY from the exons ATGAGgcttcctctgctctgtgcctcCGTGATGCTGATGAGTCTCTCCCAGTGCCGAGCTGTCAGCTTCCCTGAAGACGAGGACCCTATTAACGTCGTTGACTACCACT ATTCAAGGCAATATCCAGTATTTAGAGGACGCCCTTCAGGCAATGAATCTCAGCACAGACTGGACTTCCAACTGATGTTGAAAATTCGAGACACACTTTATATCACTGGCAG GGACCAAGTTTACACTGTAAACTTAAATGAAGTTCCAAAATCAGAAGTTACTCCAAGCAAG AAATTAACATGGAGGTCAAGGCAGCAGGACAGAGAGAACTGTGCTATGAAAGGCAAACATAAA GATGAATGCCATAACTTCATTAAAGTCTTTGTTCCAAGAAACGATGAGATGGTGTTTGTCTGTGGAACAAATGCATTTAACCCTATGTGCAGATACTATCGG ctGAATACCTTAGAGTATGATGGGGAGGAAATTAGTGGTTTGGCAAGGTGCCCATTTGATGCCAGACAAACCAATGTCGCCCTCTTTGCTG ATGGAAAATTGTATTCAGCAACAGTAGCAGATTTCCTGGCAAGTGATGCTGTTATTTATCGCAGCATGGGGGATGGATCTGCCCTAAGAACAATAAAGTATGATTCCAAATGGATAAAAG AACCACACTTCCTCCATGCCATAGAATACGGGAACTACGTTTACTTCTTCTTCCGAGAAATTGCTGTAGAGCACAATAATTTAGGCAAG GCTGTGTATTCCCGTGTGGCACGCATATGCAAAAATGACATGGGGGGGTCCCAAAGAGTCCTGGAGAAACATTGGACATCCTTTCTGAAAGCTCGGCTCAACTGTTCGGTTCCCGGGGATTCATTCTTCTACTTTGATGTTCTGCAGTCTATCACAGACATAATAGAAATCAATGGAGTCCCCATGGTTGTCGGTGTGTTCACCACGCAGCTTAACAG CATCCCTGGTTCAGCAGTCTGTGCTTTTAGCATGGATGACATTGAGAAAGTCTTCAAAGGGAgatttaaagaacaaaagacTCCTGACTCTGTTTGGACAGCTGTACCTGAAGACAAAGTACCAAAGCCAAG ACCTGGCTGCTGTGCAAAACACGGCCTAGCAGAGGCTTACAAAACCTCCATTGATTTCCCAGACGAAACACTTTCCTTCATCAAATCTCATCCTTTGATGGACTCAGCTGTTCCCTCGGTCATTGAGGAGCCCTGGTTTACCAAAACACGTGTCAG ATACAGATTAACGGCAATTGCTGTAGACCATGCTGCTGGGCCCTACCAGAACTACACAGTCATATTTGTTGGCTCTGAAGCAGGAGTAGTACTCAAAATCTTGGCAAAGACCAGGCCTTTTTCTTTGAATGACAGCGTATTACTGGAAGAGATTGAAGCGTATAATCATGCAAA GTGTAATGCTGAGAGCGAGGAGGACAGAAGAGTCATTTCCCTTCAGCTGGATAGAGACCACCATGCTCTGTTCGTGGCATTCTCCAGCTGCGTCATTAGAATTCCTCTGAGTCGGTGTGAGCGTCACGGGTCATGTAAAAA GGCATGTATTGCTTCACGGGACCCGTACTGTGGCTGGTTAGACCACGAGGTGTGTGGAAGAGTGACGCCAGGCATGCT CACTGGAGGATACGTACAAGATGTTGAATACGGCAACACGGCGCAGCTTGGGGACTGCCATG AAATTTTGCCTACTACAGCTACACCAGATTACAAAATATTTGGCGACCCAACATCTg GTGTAAGGTGGGAAGTACAATCGGGAGAGTCCAACCAAATGGTTCATATGAATGTCCTAATCACTTGTGTCTTTGCCGCTTTTGTCCTGGGAGCCTTTATTGCGGGAGTGGCCGTTTACTGTTACCGGGATCTATTTGTACGgaaatccagaaaaatacacaaagatGCAGAATCAGCTCAGTCCTGTACTGACTCCAGTGGGAGCTTTGCTAAACTGAATGGGCTGTTTGATAGTCCCGTCAAGGAATATCAACAAAACATTGATTCACCCAAACTTTACACAAACCTGTTGACTAGCAGGAAGGATTTGCCACCAAACGGTGATACGAAGTCCATGATGGTGGACCACAGGGGCCAGCCTCCAGAATTAGCTGCGCTTCCAACTCCTGAATCTACACCGGTTCTTCAACAAAAGACTCTGCAGGCTATGAAAAGTCAATCGGACAAAGCACATAGTAACCTCAATGCTTCACGAAAAGAGACCCCACTGAAAAGCCCTcagttttttccttccagtcctCCACCCCACTCTCCTCTAAGTCACGGACATATTCCTAGTGCTATCGTTCTTCCCAATGCTACCCATGATTACAATACATCTTTCTCAAATTCTAATGCGCACAAGGCAGACAAAAAGATGCAACATATTGATCATCCACTTACAAAATCGTCCAGCAAAAGAGACCACAGGAGGTCTGTTGATTCCAGGAACACCCTGAATGATTTTCTGAAACACTTAAATGAAACTACTAGTAATCCCAAAGCAATTATGGGAGAGATTCAAGTGGCCCACCAGACTTTAATGCTGGATCCCATGGGAAATATGTCTGAGATCCCACCTAAGGTTCCCAACAGGGAGGCGTCTTTATACTCTCCTCCATCAACTCTTCCGAGAAACAGCCCCACAAAACGAGTGGACGTTCCCACCACTCCTGCAGTACCAATGACCTCTTTGGAAAGGCAGAGAGGTTATCACAAAAATTCTTCACAAAGGCATTCAATATCTGCCCTTCCTAAAAACTTAAACTCACCAAATGGTGTTTTGTTATCCAGACAGCCTAGTATTAATCGTGGGGGGTACATGCCTCCCACGGCAGGCACAAAGATGGACTACATGCAAGGGACGCCTGTCAGCGTTCACCTCCAGCCTTCCTTGTCTAGGCAAAGCAGTTACACGAGCAATGGCACCCTTCCTCGTACAGGAATAAAGAGGACACCCTCCTTAAAACCTGATGTGCCACCAAAACCGTCATTCGTTCCTCAGACTACTTCAGTCAGACCACTGAACAAATACAGTTACTAG
- the SEMA6D gene encoding semaphorin-6D isoform X4: MRLPLLCASVMLMSLSQCRAVSFPEDEDPINVVDYHYSRQYPVFRGRPSGNESQHRLDFQLMLKIRDTLYITGRDQVYTVNLNEVPKSEVTPSKKLTWRSRQQDRENCAMKGKHKDECHNFIKVFVPRNDEMVFVCGTNAFNPMCRYYRLNTLEYDGEEISGLARCPFDARQTNVALFADGKLYSATVADFLASDAVIYRSMGDGSALRTIKYDSKWIKEPHFLHAIEYGNYVYFFFREIAVEHNNLGKAVYSRVARICKNDMGGSQRVLEKHWTSFLKARLNCSVPGDSFFYFDVLQSITDIIEINGVPMVVGVFTTQLNSIPGSAVCAFSMDDIEKVFKGRFKEQKTPDSVWTAVPEDKVPKPRPGCCAKHGLAEAYKTSIDFPDETLSFIKSHPLMDSAVPSVIEEPWFTKTRVRYRLTAIAVDHAAGPYQNYTVIFVGSEAGVVLKILAKTRPFSLNDSVLLEEIEAYNHAKCNAESEEDRRVISLQLDRDHHALFVAFSSCVIRIPLSRCERHGSCKKACIASRDPYCGWLDHEVCGRVTPGMLTGGYVQDVEYGNTAQLGDCHDMEFSSASITTVASIPVISPKVIGSWKPKVTGSRKFVVQDDPNTSDYSDPLSGVPKGVRWEVQSGESNQMVHMNVLITCVFAAFVLGAFIAGVAVYCYRDLFVRKSRKIHKDAESAQSCTDSSGSFAKLNGLFDSPVKEYQQNIDSPKLYTNLLTSRKDLPPNGDTKSMMVDHRGQPPELAALPTPESTPVLQQKTLQAMKSQSDKAHSNLNASRKETPLKSPQFFPSSPPPHSPLSHGHIPSAIVLPNATHDYNTSFSNSNAHKADKKMQHIDHPLTKSSSKRDHRRSVDSRNTLNDFLKHLNETTSNPKAIMGEIQVAHQTLMLDPMGNMSEIPPKVPNREASLYSPPSTLPRNSPTKRVDVPTTPAVPMTSLERQRGYHKNSSQRHSISALPKNLNSPNGVLLSRQPSINRGGYMPPTAGTKMDYMQGTPVSVHLQPSLSRQSSYTSNGTLPRTGIKRTPSLKPDVPPKPSFVPQTTSVRPLNKYSY, from the exons ATGAGgcttcctctgctctgtgcctcCGTGATGCTGATGAGTCTCTCCCAGTGCCGAGCTGTCAGCTTCCCTGAAGACGAGGACCCTATTAACGTCGTTGACTACCACT ATTCAAGGCAATATCCAGTATTTAGAGGACGCCCTTCAGGCAATGAATCTCAGCACAGACTGGACTTCCAACTGATGTTGAAAATTCGAGACACACTTTATATCACTGGCAG GGACCAAGTTTACACTGTAAACTTAAATGAAGTTCCAAAATCAGAAGTTACTCCAAGCAAG AAATTAACATGGAGGTCAAGGCAGCAGGACAGAGAGAACTGTGCTATGAAAGGCAAACATAAA GATGAATGCCATAACTTCATTAAAGTCTTTGTTCCAAGAAACGATGAGATGGTGTTTGTCTGTGGAACAAATGCATTTAACCCTATGTGCAGATACTATCGG ctGAATACCTTAGAGTATGATGGGGAGGAAATTAGTGGTTTGGCAAGGTGCCCATTTGATGCCAGACAAACCAATGTCGCCCTCTTTGCTG ATGGAAAATTGTATTCAGCAACAGTAGCAGATTTCCTGGCAAGTGATGCTGTTATTTATCGCAGCATGGGGGATGGATCTGCCCTAAGAACAATAAAGTATGATTCCAAATGGATAAAAG AACCACACTTCCTCCATGCCATAGAATACGGGAACTACGTTTACTTCTTCTTCCGAGAAATTGCTGTAGAGCACAATAATTTAGGCAAG GCTGTGTATTCCCGTGTGGCACGCATATGCAAAAATGACATGGGGGGGTCCCAAAGAGTCCTGGAGAAACATTGGACATCCTTTCTGAAAGCTCGGCTCAACTGTTCGGTTCCCGGGGATTCATTCTTCTACTTTGATGTTCTGCAGTCTATCACAGACATAATAGAAATCAATGGAGTCCCCATGGTTGTCGGTGTGTTCACCACGCAGCTTAACAG CATCCCTGGTTCAGCAGTCTGTGCTTTTAGCATGGATGACATTGAGAAAGTCTTCAAAGGGAgatttaaagaacaaaagacTCCTGACTCTGTTTGGACAGCTGTACCTGAAGACAAAGTACCAAAGCCAAG ACCTGGCTGCTGTGCAAAACACGGCCTAGCAGAGGCTTACAAAACCTCCATTGATTTCCCAGACGAAACACTTTCCTTCATCAAATCTCATCCTTTGATGGACTCAGCTGTTCCCTCGGTCATTGAGGAGCCCTGGTTTACCAAAACACGTGTCAG ATACAGATTAACGGCAATTGCTGTAGACCATGCTGCTGGGCCCTACCAGAACTACACAGTCATATTTGTTGGCTCTGAAGCAGGAGTAGTACTCAAAATCTTGGCAAAGACCAGGCCTTTTTCTTTGAATGACAGCGTATTACTGGAAGAGATTGAAGCGTATAATCATGCAAA GTGTAATGCTGAGAGCGAGGAGGACAGAAGAGTCATTTCCCTTCAGCTGGATAGAGACCACCATGCTCTGTTCGTGGCATTCTCCAGCTGCGTCATTAGAATTCCTCTGAGTCGGTGTGAGCGTCACGGGTCATGTAAAAA GGCATGTATTGCTTCACGGGACCCGTACTGTGGCTGGTTAGACCACGAGGTGTGTGGAAGAGTGACGCCAGGCATGCT CACTGGAGGATACGTACAAGATGTTGAATACGGCAACACGGCGCAGCTTGGGGACTGCCATG ACATGGAGTTCTCCTCAGCTTCCATTACCACAGTGGCAAGTATCCCAGTTATATCACCTAAAGTGATTGGTTCCTGGAAACCTAAAGTGACTGGCTCTCGGAAATTTGTAGTTCAAGATGACCCAAACACTTCTGATTATTCTGATCCGTTATCAGGTGTCCCAAAGG GTGTAAGGTGGGAAGTACAATCGGGAGAGTCCAACCAAATGGTTCATATGAATGTCCTAATCACTTGTGTCTTTGCCGCTTTTGTCCTGGGAGCCTTTATTGCGGGAGTGGCCGTTTACTGTTACCGGGATCTATTTGTACGgaaatccagaaaaatacacaaagatGCAGAATCAGCTCAGTCCTGTACTGACTCCAGTGGGAGCTTTGCTAAACTGAATGGGCTGTTTGATAGTCCCGTCAAGGAATATCAACAAAACATTGATTCACCCAAACTTTACACAAACCTGTTGACTAGCAGGAAGGATTTGCCACCAAACGGTGATACGAAGTCCATGATGGTGGACCACAGGGGCCAGCCTCCAGAATTAGCTGCGCTTCCAACTCCTGAATCTACACCGGTTCTTCAACAAAAGACTCTGCAGGCTATGAAAAGTCAATCGGACAAAGCACATAGTAACCTCAATGCTTCACGAAAAGAGACCCCACTGAAAAGCCCTcagttttttccttccagtcctCCACCCCACTCTCCTCTAAGTCACGGACATATTCCTAGTGCTATCGTTCTTCCCAATGCTACCCATGATTACAATACATCTTTCTCAAATTCTAATGCGCACAAGGCAGACAAAAAGATGCAACATATTGATCATCCACTTACAAAATCGTCCAGCAAAAGAGACCACAGGAGGTCTGTTGATTCCAGGAACACCCTGAATGATTTTCTGAAACACTTAAATGAAACTACTAGTAATCCCAAAGCAATTATGGGAGAGATTCAAGTGGCCCACCAGACTTTAATGCTGGATCCCATGGGAAATATGTCTGAGATCCCACCTAAGGTTCCCAACAGGGAGGCGTCTTTATACTCTCCTCCATCAACTCTTCCGAGAAACAGCCCCACAAAACGAGTGGACGTTCCCACCACTCCTGCAGTACCAATGACCTCTTTGGAAAGGCAGAGAGGTTATCACAAAAATTCTTCACAAAGGCATTCAATATCTGCCCTTCCTAAAAACTTAAACTCACCAAATGGTGTTTTGTTATCCAGACAGCCTAGTATTAATCGTGGGGGGTACATGCCTCCCACGGCAGGCACAAAGATGGACTACATGCAAGGGACGCCTGTCAGCGTTCACCTCCAGCCTTCCTTGTCTAGGCAAAGCAGTTACACGAGCAATGGCACCCTTCCTCGTACAGGAATAAAGAGGACACCCTCCTTAAAACCTGATGTGCCACCAAAACCGTCATTCGTTCCTCAGACTACTTCAGTCAGACCACTGAACAAATACAGTTACTAG
- the SEMA6D gene encoding semaphorin-6D isoform X8 — MRLPLLCASVMLMSLSQCRAVSFPEDEDPINVVDYHYSRQYPVFRGRPSGNESQHRLDFQLMLKIRDTLYITGRDQVYTVNLNEVPKSEVTPSKKLTWRSRQQDRENCAMKGKHKDECHNFIKVFVPRNDEMVFVCGTNAFNPMCRYYRLNTLEYDGEEISGLARCPFDARQTNVALFADGKLYSATVADFLASDAVIYRSMGDGSALRTIKYDSKWIKEPHFLHAIEYGNYVYFFFREIAVEHNNLGKAVYSRVARICKNDMGGSQRVLEKHWTSFLKARLNCSVPGDSFFYFDVLQSITDIIEINGVPMVVGVFTTQLNSIPGSAVCAFSMDDIEKVFKGRFKEQKTPDSVWTAVPEDKVPKPRPGCCAKHGLAEAYKTSIDFPDETLSFIKSHPLMDSAVPSVIEEPWFTKTRVRYRLTAIAVDHAAGPYQNYTVIFVGSEAGVVLKILAKTRPFSLNDSVLLEEIEAYNHAKCNAESEEDRRVISLQLDRDHHALFVAFSSCVIRIPLSRCERHGSCKKACIASRDPYCGWLDHEVCGRVTPGMLTGGYVQDVEYGNTAQLGDCHGVRWEVQSGESNQMVHMNVLITCVFAAFVLGAFIAGVAVYCYRDLFVRKSRKIHKDAESAQSCTDSSGSFAKLNGLFDSPVKEYQQNIDSPKLYTNLLTSRKDLPPNGDTKSMMVDHRGQPPELAALPTPESTPVLQQKTLQAMKSQSDKAHSNLNASRKETPLKSPQFFPSSPPPHSPLSHGHIPSAIVLPNATHDYNTSFSNSNAHKADKKMQHIDHPLTKSSSKRDHRRSVDSRNTLNDFLKHLNETTSNPKAIMGEIQVAHQTLMLDPMGNMSEIPPKVPNREASLYSPPSTLPRNSPTKRVDVPTTPAVPMTSLERQRGYHKNSSQRHSISALPKNLNSPNGVLLSRQPSINRGGYMPPTAGTKMDYMQGTPVSVHLQPSLSRQSSYTSNGTLPRTGIKRTPSLKPDVPPKPSFVPQTTSVRPLNKYSY, encoded by the exons ATGAGgcttcctctgctctgtgcctcCGTGATGCTGATGAGTCTCTCCCAGTGCCGAGCTGTCAGCTTCCCTGAAGACGAGGACCCTATTAACGTCGTTGACTACCACT ATTCAAGGCAATATCCAGTATTTAGAGGACGCCCTTCAGGCAATGAATCTCAGCACAGACTGGACTTCCAACTGATGTTGAAAATTCGAGACACACTTTATATCACTGGCAG GGACCAAGTTTACACTGTAAACTTAAATGAAGTTCCAAAATCAGAAGTTACTCCAAGCAAG AAATTAACATGGAGGTCAAGGCAGCAGGACAGAGAGAACTGTGCTATGAAAGGCAAACATAAA GATGAATGCCATAACTTCATTAAAGTCTTTGTTCCAAGAAACGATGAGATGGTGTTTGTCTGTGGAACAAATGCATTTAACCCTATGTGCAGATACTATCGG ctGAATACCTTAGAGTATGATGGGGAGGAAATTAGTGGTTTGGCAAGGTGCCCATTTGATGCCAGACAAACCAATGTCGCCCTCTTTGCTG ATGGAAAATTGTATTCAGCAACAGTAGCAGATTTCCTGGCAAGTGATGCTGTTATTTATCGCAGCATGGGGGATGGATCTGCCCTAAGAACAATAAAGTATGATTCCAAATGGATAAAAG AACCACACTTCCTCCATGCCATAGAATACGGGAACTACGTTTACTTCTTCTTCCGAGAAATTGCTGTAGAGCACAATAATTTAGGCAAG GCTGTGTATTCCCGTGTGGCACGCATATGCAAAAATGACATGGGGGGGTCCCAAAGAGTCCTGGAGAAACATTGGACATCCTTTCTGAAAGCTCGGCTCAACTGTTCGGTTCCCGGGGATTCATTCTTCTACTTTGATGTTCTGCAGTCTATCACAGACATAATAGAAATCAATGGAGTCCCCATGGTTGTCGGTGTGTTCACCACGCAGCTTAACAG CATCCCTGGTTCAGCAGTCTGTGCTTTTAGCATGGATGACATTGAGAAAGTCTTCAAAGGGAgatttaaagaacaaaagacTCCTGACTCTGTTTGGACAGCTGTACCTGAAGACAAAGTACCAAAGCCAAG ACCTGGCTGCTGTGCAAAACACGGCCTAGCAGAGGCTTACAAAACCTCCATTGATTTCCCAGACGAAACACTTTCCTTCATCAAATCTCATCCTTTGATGGACTCAGCTGTTCCCTCGGTCATTGAGGAGCCCTGGTTTACCAAAACACGTGTCAG ATACAGATTAACGGCAATTGCTGTAGACCATGCTGCTGGGCCCTACCAGAACTACACAGTCATATTTGTTGGCTCTGAAGCAGGAGTAGTACTCAAAATCTTGGCAAAGACCAGGCCTTTTTCTTTGAATGACAGCGTATTACTGGAAGAGATTGAAGCGTATAATCATGCAAA GTGTAATGCTGAGAGCGAGGAGGACAGAAGAGTCATTTCCCTTCAGCTGGATAGAGACCACCATGCTCTGTTCGTGGCATTCTCCAGCTGCGTCATTAGAATTCCTCTGAGTCGGTGTGAGCGTCACGGGTCATGTAAAAA GGCATGTATTGCTTCACGGGACCCGTACTGTGGCTGGTTAGACCACGAGGTGTGTGGAAGAGTGACGCCAGGCATGCT CACTGGAGGATACGTACAAGATGTTGAATACGGCAACACGGCGCAGCTTGGGGACTGCCATG GTGTAAGGTGGGAAGTACAATCGGGAGAGTCCAACCAAATGGTTCATATGAATGTCCTAATCACTTGTGTCTTTGCCGCTTTTGTCCTGGGAGCCTTTATTGCGGGAGTGGCCGTTTACTGTTACCGGGATCTATTTGTACGgaaatccagaaaaatacacaaagatGCAGAATCAGCTCAGTCCTGTACTGACTCCAGTGGGAGCTTTGCTAAACTGAATGGGCTGTTTGATAGTCCCGTCAAGGAATATCAACAAAACATTGATTCACCCAAACTTTACACAAACCTGTTGACTAGCAGGAAGGATTTGCCACCAAACGGTGATACGAAGTCCATGATGGTGGACCACAGGGGCCAGCCTCCAGAATTAGCTGCGCTTCCAACTCCTGAATCTACACCGGTTCTTCAACAAAAGACTCTGCAGGCTATGAAAAGTCAATCGGACAAAGCACATAGTAACCTCAATGCTTCACGAAAAGAGACCCCACTGAAAAGCCCTcagttttttccttccagtcctCCACCCCACTCTCCTCTAAGTCACGGACATATTCCTAGTGCTATCGTTCTTCCCAATGCTACCCATGATTACAATACATCTTTCTCAAATTCTAATGCGCACAAGGCAGACAAAAAGATGCAACATATTGATCATCCACTTACAAAATCGTCCAGCAAAAGAGACCACAGGAGGTCTGTTGATTCCAGGAACACCCTGAATGATTTTCTGAAACACTTAAATGAAACTACTAGTAATCCCAAAGCAATTATGGGAGAGATTCAAGTGGCCCACCAGACTTTAATGCTGGATCCCATGGGAAATATGTCTGAGATCCCACCTAAGGTTCCCAACAGGGAGGCGTCTTTATACTCTCCTCCATCAACTCTTCCGAGAAACAGCCCCACAAAACGAGTGGACGTTCCCACCACTCCTGCAGTACCAATGACCTCTTTGGAAAGGCAGAGAGGTTATCACAAAAATTCTTCACAAAGGCATTCAATATCTGCCCTTCCTAAAAACTTAAACTCACCAAATGGTGTTTTGTTATCCAGACAGCCTAGTATTAATCGTGGGGGGTACATGCCTCCCACGGCAGGCACAAAGATGGACTACATGCAAGGGACGCCTGTCAGCGTTCACCTCCAGCCTTCCTTGTCTAGGCAAAGCAGTTACACGAGCAATGGCACCCTTCCTCGTACAGGAATAAAGAGGACACCCTCCTTAAAACCTGATGTGCCACCAAAACCGTCATTCGTTCCTCAGACTACTTCAGTCAGACCACTGAACAAATACAGTTACTAG